The proteins below are encoded in one region of Dehalococcoidia bacterium:
- a CDS encoding DsrE family protein has product MATITVMTGDAPYGRQRIYTALRFLLVALHEGHGANLFLLEDAVFAAKKGQRPPEMPVGDAGMPNCEELLRAAMLEGLKVKACRVCCSERALRPEEMVEGVEIGSMLDLLNWVTDSEKSVFF; this is encoded by the coding sequence ATGGCGACGATAACAGTCATGACGGGAGACGCCCCTTACGGCAGGCAGCGGATCTATACGGCGTTGCGTTTCTTACTCGTGGCCCTGCACGAAGGCCACGGGGCCAACCTGTTCTTGCTCGAAGACGCCGTGTTCGCGGCGAAAAAGGGACAGCGGCCCCCGGAGATGCCGGTGGGCGACGCGGGAATGCCCAACTGCGAAGAGCTGCTGCGGGCCGCCATGCTGGAAGGGTTGAAGGTGAAGGCGTGCCGCGTCTGCTGTTCAGAGCGAGCGCTTCGGCCGGAGGAGATGGTCGAGGGCGTGGAGATTGGCTCCATGCTCGACCTGCTGAACTGGGTCACGGATAGCGAAAAGAGCGTTTTCTTCTAA
- a CDS encoding CAP domain-containing protein has translation MQKNRTLPRIAVGVLVFFLPLFAIAGVGCTPQQVMEAQLGGGLNQLRTEVGLPQIPVDPALAKVARLRAQDMAQKDYFSHQAPDGCDFRCLMNMNGVATAWAGEVIAWNDAPLQESAAMTINLWRNSPTHYGIITGCQFTRMGTGAAIARDGRVYHVAVFEGNGAPCQ, from the coding sequence ATGCAGAAGAATAGAACGCTCCCGCGCATTGCCGTCGGCGTCCTTGTTTTCTTCCTTCCCCTTTTCGCGATTGCCGGTGTGGGCTGCACCCCCCAGCAGGTAATGGAGGCGCAGCTCGGTGGGGGCCTCAACCAGTTGCGGACGGAGGTAGGGCTGCCTCAGATCCCCGTCGACCCGGCGCTGGCGAAAGTCGCCCGCCTGCGCGCGCAAGACATGGCCCAGAAGGACTACTTCAGCCATCAGGCGCCCGACGGCTGCGATTTCCGCTGCCTTATGAACATGAACGGCGTCGCGACCGCCTGGGCCGGCGAAGTCATCGCCTGGAATGACGCGCCGCTCCAGGAGTCGGCAGCGATGACCATAAACCTGTGGCGGAATAGTCCCACGCACTACGGGATTATCACAGGCTGCCAGTTCACCCGCATGGGGACCGGCGCCGCCATCGCCCGTGACGGCAGGGTCTACCACGTCGCCGTCTTCGAGGGCAACGGCGCACCCTGCCAGTAA